The Dehalococcoidia bacterium genome contains the following window.
CGAGGTGGATGATCTGCCGGTCTTCCTTCTTCGCCATGCCGGCCTACTCCGCGACCTGGGTGATGACGCCGGCGCCGACGGTGCGGCCGCCCTCGCGGATGGCGAAGTGCAAGCCCTCTTCGATCGCCACCGGCTGAATCAGCTCCACCTGCATCTGGATGTTGTCGCCGGG
Protein-coding sequences here:
- the tuf gene encoding elongation factor Tu (EF-Tu; promotes GTP-dependent binding of aminoacyl-tRNA to the A-site of ribosomes during protein biosynthesis; when the tRNA anticodon matches the mRNA codon, GTP hydrolysis results; the inactive EF-Tu-GDP leaves the ribosome and release of GDP is promoted by elongation factor Ts; many prokaryotes have two copies of the gene encoding EF-Tu), coding for PGDNIQMQVELIQPVAIEEGLHFAIREGGRTVGAGVITQVAE